The following DNA comes from Enterocloster bolteae.
ATCCTTGTAGCAGACAACGGCATGGACCCCCTCCAGAGCCTGGGCCTGGGTGGTGTCAATGGACTTAATCCTGGCATGGGGAACGGGTGAAAATAAAATCTTGGCATACAGCATTCCGGGCAGCTTCATATCGGCCACATACCGCATCTGCCCTGTCACCTTCATGGCGGCATCCCTGACCGGCACGCTTTTTCCTATCATTCCATTCTTGGGTATCTCACATGACATAGCTATCTTCCCTCCTTTCTCATGACCTGGGCCGCACGCTTAACAGCCTCCAGTATTTTCACGTAACCGGTACACCGGCACAGGTTTCCCTTCATGGCTTCCTTGATTTCCTCCTCCGTTGGATCCGGATTCTTATCCAGAAGAGCCTTGGCAGCCATGACCATGCCCGGAGTGCAGAAACCGCACTGCACGGCGCCGCAGTCAATGAATGCCTGCTGGATGGGGTGAAGGCTTACATGGCCAGGTGATATTCCTTCAATGGTTTCAATAGCCTTCCCTCCCATATCCATTGCCCTCACGGAACAGGAGTTGACAGCCTCGCCGTCAATGATGACCTTGCAGGAGCCGCAGTCACCTGTACTGCATCCGCATTTGGTGCCTGTCAGGTCCATGACCTCCCGCAGGGTGTAAAGCAGGGTCCAGTTTTTTTCCACTGCTATATTATAAGTTCTTCCGTTAACGTTTAATGCTACTAATTCCATCTTGACCTCCCTATCAGTTATATTCTGCCTCTATGCCTCTTCCTTTTTTTCGCCGGGAAGAATGATATTCAGTACCAGGGCAGTGATGGCCGTACCGGAAATACCGGTAAACAGCGTAACTACCGTGGAGGGAAGGAACGCAAGGGTTCCTGCGGCCTGGGCAAAGTTGCCGCCGATTCCCACTGCCGCCGCCAGGGCGATGATGGTAAAGTTTCTCTTGTTGTTCTCGTCAAAGCCAATAACCTTGATACCGCTGGCAATGATGTTTCCAAAGGTAACCAGCAGGATGCCGCCTAAAACCGG
Coding sequences within:
- a CDS encoding (2Fe-2S)-binding protein, with the protein product MELVALNVNGRTYNIAVEKNWTLLYTLREVMDLTGTKCGCSTGDCGSCKVIIDGEAVNSCSVRAMDMGGKAIETIEGISPGHVSLHPIQQAFIDCGAVQCGFCTPGMVMAAKALLDKNPDPTEEEIKEAMKGNLCRCTGYVKILEAVKRAAQVMRKEGR